From Podospora bellae-mahoneyi strain CBS 112042 chromosome 3, whole genome shotgun sequence, the proteins below share one genomic window:
- a CDS encoding hypothetical protein (EggNog:ENOG503NYD6; BUSCO:EOG09260TDY; COG:S): MASRQLRKLRKQQELLNSQNEAPEKKEETSEEEEEEEVVAKPRGNMFSFAALGDLGDGNDDDDDDDDEDEEPEPSRPVEKEVASPQAEPAKKKSKKKKKKKGKQPSETPVAERPKAREDELEKALKELNIKAKKQRAGAASTASSSKQNPDDQLNDLLKIDSRHLKAANEMRRLFGKAMDRAQVEERQETRQRILPENLDLETYLSAVATDPRRSGPAKPGMFETLLRTNPFIEGKKSWPRGAAQGLIMKRLSEGTPNVVEFTFAHEKAYDDLEGSFFQLVQMGDPMQIIHFLHRNPYHVSSLIQGSKVARQDQNSALAADLIERALFTFGRVTLSDFRRKLEQGKARISFARPENRQFYLAGYNLIQKLILKGTYRTAFEWSKLYLSLNHDDPYALLNWVPVLALRSREAEWFVKFCDALASRWPDAVLYPLHTLPLAYLQLDDYDAAHKTLVKNIEALPWLYCALFSALSLDTPQSIWGVTPRNDDDKLYTELYLHISKDLWNNPNAISLLKSAADKAKKSLPIDVYRCPQSPEPTLAVARFIYLDSTPSLMTLVPRKLLHDASPNFEFDPLPPAAVDNIFSSEIQKLPWKPDSIATRGLFSTQMDPRREAGMRAAAERLLAEMPQEELEAMLEVDDGGGGGIMGFFNALMGRVRPRAAGDGGAAAHEQQPRGPFQATVEDGEEEDDDDHDDDDSDDEDTTEFGGNWDGRTRHDLEFGVDEEDDEEAEWTDPEDFDGEGAFGEGPSIAEVMEYMRMRVGYPPVQMPGTWMSDEEDEEESEEDTDEEMPAFEDPEMVDRGQGQGQAQG; the protein is encoded by the coding sequence ATGGCGAGTCGACAATTACGCAAGCTGCGAAAGCAGCAAGAACTCTTGAACTCACAGAATGAAGCCCctgagaaaaaagaagagaccagcgaggaggaggaggaggaggaggtagtggCGAAGCCCCGCGGCAACATGTTCTCCTTCGCAGCGCTCGGGGACTTGGGTGAcggcaacgacgacgacgacgacgacgacgatgaggacgaggaaccAGAACCATCAAGACCGGTAGAGAAGGAAGTTGCCAGTCCACAGGCCGAACCTGCCAAgaagaagtccaagaagaagaaaaagaagaagggaaagcAACCATCAGAAACCCCGGTAGCAGAGCGCCCCAAGGCTAGGGAGGATGAGCTCGAGAAGGCACTCAAAGAGCTCAACATCAAGGCCAAAAAGCAACGGGCCGGCGCTgcatcaacagcaagctcatcaaaacaaaacccgGACGACCAGCTCAACGACCTCTTGAAGATCGACAGCCGACATCTCAAGGCCGCGAACGAGATGCGCCGTTTGTTCGGCAAGGCTATGGATCGCGCCCAGGTGGAGGAACGCCAGGAAACCCGACAGAGAATTCTGCCAGAGaatcttgatcttgagaCATACCTAAGTGCTGTTGCCACCGACCCACGTCGCTCGGGGCCGGCGAAGCCGGGCATGTTTGAGACGCTCCTCCGCACCAACCCTTTCATCGAGGGCAAAAAGTCGTGGCCTAGGGGTGCGGCTCAGGGGCTGATCATGAAGCGCCTCAGCGAAGGCACACCTAATGTGGTCGAGTTCACGTTTGCCCACGAGAAGGCCTACGATGATCTTGAGGGGTCGTTCTTTCAGCTTGTCCAGATGGGAGACCCCATGCAGATCATCCACTTCTTGCACCGGAACCCATACCATGTGTCGTCTCTGATTCAGGGCAGTAAGGTTGCCCGACAGGACCAGAACTCAGCTCTCGCTGCTGATCTCATTGAGCGTGCTCTCTTCACCTTTGGCCGCGTTACGCTTAGTGATTTCCGCCGCAAACTTGAACAGGGCAAAGCCAGGATCAGCTTTGCCAGGCCTGAAAACAGACAGTTCTACCTCGCTGGCTACAACTTGATCCAGAAGCTCATTCTCAAGGGCACCTATCGAACCGCCTTTGAATGGTCTAAGTTGTACTTGAGCCTCAACCACGATGACCCTTACGCCCTGCTCAACTGGGTGCCCGTTCTTGCGCTTCGATCCCGCGAGGCGGAGTGGTTTGTCAAGTTTTGCGATGCCCTCGCTTCCAGGTGGCCGGATGCGGTCTTGTATCCTCTCCATACTCTCCCCTTAGCCTACCTCCAGCTCGATGACTACGACGCGGCGCACAAGACCCTCGTCAAGAACATCGAGGCTCTGCCTTGGCTCTACTGCGCCTTGTTTTCCGCTCTCAGCCTAGATACTCCCCAGTCCATCTGGGGTGTCACTCCGCGGAACGATGACGACAAACTTTATACAGAGCTCTACCTTCACATCTCCAAGGACCTTTggaacaaccccaacgccatctccctcctcaaatcaGCAGCagacaaggccaagaagtcCCTCCCGATAGACGTCTACAGATGTCCCCAAAGCCCAGAGCCAACACTCGCAGTAGCAAGATTCATTTACCTCGACAGTACGCCGTCCCTCATGACCCTCGTCCCAAGGAAGCTGCTACACGATGCTTCTCCGAACTTTGAGTTCGACCCCCTGCCACCAGCGGCAGTAGACAACATTTTTAGCAGCGAGATTCAAAAACTACCCTGGAAACCCGATTCCATTGCTACGCGAGGCCTGTTTAGCACTCAAATGGACCCTCGCAGAGAAGCCGGGATGCGGGCGGCAGCCGAGCGGTTGCTAGCCGAGATGCCCCAGGAAGAACTCGAAGCTATGCTCGAGGTTGatgacggcggtggaggcgggatAATGGGCTTCTTTAACGCGTTGATGGGTAGGGTCCGACCACGCGctgctggggatgggggtgcCGCTGCACATGAACAACAGCCGCGAGGACCGTTCCAGGCTacggttgaggatggggaggaggaggacgacgacgaccatgacgatgatgattctgatgatgaggacacCACCGAGTTTGGGGGTAACTGGGATGGGCGGACGAGGCATGACCTTGAGTttggcgttgatgaggaggatgatgaggaggcggagtGGACGGATCCGGAGGActttgatggggagggggcgttTGGGGAAGGACCGAGTATTGCGGAGGTTATGGAATatatgaggatgagggtggggTATCCTCCTGTTCAGATGCCGGGGACTTGGAtgtcggatgaggaggatgaggaggagagtgaaGAGGATACTGATGAGGAGATGCCGGCGTTTGAGGACCCCGAGATGGTGGATAGGGGTCAGGGACAGGGGCAGGCTCAGGGGTAG
- a CDS encoding hypothetical protein (COG:B; EggNog:ENOG503NXH0): MEALLEGGGPVLPRTPSVTSSTVLDPTVQPKSVKRPRPVKSCVECRKRKLKCDRVAPCSQCQKSRRPCRYTDQENGGGSDGSDGESAERPVKRPQHLASINDGDYPRPFSQSNGMEHYHKPQVSLDEMAARLERLERIITEKSSPTFPYRQSMAIRSRPFNPGFRFPSPQGLDSTQVLLNIFDEADDLLRTMARTDHLRGPFARLQNACRVLKMEHHKALEPITVYVDSMMPIQKRMNDVLPPRSVCDRLVNQYFVVSEGLYRMVHVSSFHQEYAQYWDKRGCSESFLPRLLCMISIAARFGTDSRGLGQDRFTSVNIPTACILVRHWLDDLRRKQITDLTTLQTELLLLHAERTICPHQRSSWTQLGYIIRMAMTMDLHRDPSELPPSSPFIGEMRRRLWYTLLEMDLHISLMCALPFAIRAGEYSCKPPSNLDDDSLSPTTPGLPPSLPLDHSTSNRLQAYTSRTLPARIEAAALISHLPTLDSYQPILSAGQNLENLLSDIAALFPRHASLNPENSHKEWRHRALLDMHVRRPLLALYRPFALGLLSDPSSCPPNIELSYLKSAMAILTYADEIDPRSPGYEEVVAMYLFVMKKDIVEAGLGVCAYIKRAQQHQQQQRNNSQISQNSDGEPWHHPQVAYPRQYQHRHSQSNSHNPYDEDLLSAVGTGARGPSYPWSAVTMAQTVERTLDRLVTLIPDASSDVNEIVALGVVLSSVWPGTMDEKMQKMQRMVGRVQDIVGGALAKMGISASAVQHQPAPPPGYAKLAAGVGGPPVTNGYVNDGMNHDDGVLNWEHFLERWDTLAGSPLITPPGPQLQAQHQQQHREYTAASGLRN; this comes from the exons ATGGAAGCACTGCTCGAAGGTGGAGGTCCTGTGTTGCCTAGAACACCGTCCGTAACCTCGTCGACCGTGCTAGATCCAACAGTCCAGCCAAAGAGCGTCAAGCGCCCTCGACCAGTCAAGTCTTGTGTCGAATGCCG CAAGCGCAAGTTGAAGTGTGATCGAGTAGCACCATGTTCTCAGTGTCAGAAGTCCCGAAGGCCTTGTCGATATACTGACCAGGAGAATGGTGGTGGCTCAGACGGGTCTGATGGAGAATCGGCTGAAAGACCGGTCAAACGCCCTCAACACCTTGCCAGCATCAATGATGGAGATTATCCTCGACCATTCTCGCAATCCAACGGCATGGAGCACTACCATAAGCCTCAGGTCAGTCTGGACGAGATGGCAGCACGGCTGGAGCGCCTCGAGAGGATCATCACAGAAAAGTCTTCACCAACATTTCCCTACCGACAGTCAATGGCCATTCGGAGCCGTCCATTCAACCCAGGTTTCCGGTTCCCAAGTCCCCAAGGTCTGGACAGCACGCAGGTTCTGCTGAATATT TTCGACGAGGCCGATGATCTTCTGAGAACCATGGCGAGAACAGATCACCTGCGGGGACCCTTTGCCCGCCTACAGAACGCATGCCGAGTGCTGAAAATGGAACACCACAAGGCTCTCGAGCCCATCACCGTCTATGTCGATTCCATGATGCCAATTCAGAAACGCATGAACGATGTTTTACCACCACGATCCGTCTGCGACAGGCTCGTCAATCAGTATTTTGTCGTTTCTGAAGGCTTGTATCGGATGGTCCACGTCTCGTCTTTCCACCAAGAATATGCCCAGTACTGGGACAAACGAGGCTGTAGCGAAAGCTTTCTTCCTCGGTTGCTCTGCATGATCAGCATCGCGGCTCGCTTTGGGACAGATTCTCGAGGTTTAGGGCAGGATAGATTCACCAGCGTCAACATCCCCACTGCCTGCATATTGGTCAGGCACTGGCTAGATGATCTTCGAAGAAAACAAATCACCGACTTGACCACTCTCCAGAccgagctcctccttctccacgCCGAACGAACCATCTGCCCCCACCAACGCTCCTCCTGGACGCAATTAGGCTACATAATTCGCATGGCCATGACGATGGACCTCCACCGAGACCCTTCTGAGCTTCCCCCGTCAAGTCCTTTCATCGGCGAGATGCGCCGACGACTGTGGTACACTCTGCTTGAAATGGACCTCCACATTTCGTTGATGTGCGCCCTTCCGTTTGCCATCCGGGCGGGTGAATACAGCTGCAAACCACCCTCCAATCTCGACGATGACTCTCTCTCCCCTACGACGCCTGGTTTGCCGCCGTCACTCCCACTCGACCACTCTACGAGTAACCGCCTTCAAGCCTACACCTCCCGAACTCTCCCAGCTAGAATCGAAGCCGCAGCCTTGATATCCCATCTTCCAACCCTCGACTCTTACCAACCTATCCTGTCCGCTGGCCAGAACCTCGaaaacctcctctccgacATTGCCGCCCTCTTCCCGAGACACGCCTCTCTCAACCCAGAAAACAGCCACAAAGAATGGCGACACCGAGCCTTGTTGGATATGCACGTCCGCCGACCACTACTAGCATTATACCGCCCCTTCGCTCTAGGGCTCCTCTCCGACCCGAGCAGTTGCCCGCCAAACATTGAGCTCTCGTACCTAAAATCAGCAATGGCAATCTTAACCTATGCCGATGAGATCGACCCCAGGAGTCCGGGCTACGAAGAAGTGGTGGCGATGTACCTGTTTGTCATGAAAAAGGACATTGTGGaggctgggttgggtgtgTGTGCTTACATCAAGCgagcacagcagcaccaacagcaacagaggAATAATTCACAGATATCGCAGAATTCGGACGGTGAGCCCTGGCATCACCCGCAGGTGGCGTACCCTCGGCAGTATCAGCATCGGCATTCCCAGAGCAACAGCCACAATCCTTACGACGAAGACCTGCTCAGTGCTGTTGGCACGGGGGCGAGAGGACCGAGCTACCCCTGGTCAGCGGTAACAATGGCACAAACAGTCGAGCGAACCCTCGACCGGCTTGTGACCCTGATCCCAGACGCCAGCAGCGACGTCAACGAGATTGtggcgttgggggtggtgcttAGCTCTGTTTGGCCGGGGACGATGGATGAAAAGATGCAGAAGATGCAGAGAATGGTTGGGAGAGTGCAAGATATTGTGGGGGGTGCTCTGGCCAAGATGGGGATCTCGGCGAGTGCGGTCCAGCAccaaccagctcctcctccgggtTATGCAAAACTGGCGGCGGGAGTGGGGGGTCCGCCTGTGACGAATGGTTATGTGAATGATGGG ATGAATCACGACGACGGTGTCTTGAACTGGGAACACTTCCTCGAGAGATGGGATACTTTGGCGGGCTCGCCCTTGATAACCCCGCCTGGACCGCAGTTACAAGcgcaacatcaacagcagcataGAGAGTACACGGCGGCGTCGGGATTGAGGAACTAA
- a CDS encoding hypothetical protein (EggNog:ENOG503P4R2) codes for MSAQKYDDSRFTRRACVTGLILCWFVAVGSIIGGGLCLYKEVRDDDSIRIDLSNKWRELLPLGLNIFITLLNDSMGYIHAVALRWSLIREGSLDFNSNLRLLTFSKKSPPNGYIPNFLYLFGIILAYGATSVIFLSLNPELARLLGKSYEITDTRGVHLNGIALIILGCGFLLQAAVTNWALAGTKIPTWSSNPLIIANTCMNHDTEHYQVMPRQGRCMMGVHLAGNDIKAIRPTGKQRPMITAHPHVRRVLYLLWVLPILSGVWGGGVYGYLLRGSKNGIFGRSWSLLPEFPPHIDENCHTKQCTDGTSVLNLGWSTSGGAAGTTGGVFLIIAIQSVVTLSLHCAELIVNLSRDEGIYRKLIGPRGTNGHFNSVVEAFTSWQTIFLFTLKSGVHWMFGLAINLQFQLGVNMYPSQIFYFGGLTLVAALFGLLLSLQRPSGYLPPTYGHIQTIADIIDEWADSGCMFWGEKGPHYTGTSTKRLKQPDPNVEYGGMKKGDGQGSHSDDITEIPLETFSPASLVASPPMDQSFGYVSPIVQTPPSANAAWGQPWQQQQGQFTYAQWTNQDPRHQYQHSQQHQTSYDSLNSRFSGQTGYSGYSNQSKQPFLHNYRSY; via the exons ATGTCTGCCCAAAAGTACGATGATAGCAGGTTCACACGCCGGGCGTGTGTGACTGGTTTGATCTTGtgttggtttgttgctgTAGGCAGTATCATCGGAGGTGGACTATGTCTCTACAAGGAGGTCCGCGATGACGATTCAATCCGGATCGACTTGTCCAACAAATGGAGAGAGCTTCTCCCTCTCGGACTGAACATATTCA TTACCCTACTCAACGATAGCATGGGATACATCCATGCCGTTGCTCTCCGTTGGTCTCTCATAAGAGAAGGGAGCCTAGACTTCAACTCGAACCTGCGTCTACTCACATTCTCCAAGAAAAGTCCCCCAAACGGTTATATCCCCAACTTTCTATACCTTTTCGGAATCATACTCGCCTACGGTGCTACATCTGTCATATTCTTGAGCCTTAATCCCGAACTTGCCCGTCTGCTAGGCAAGTCCTATGAAATCACCGACACAAGGGGTGTCCATCTAAACGGCATTGCTCTCATTATTCTCGGCTGCGGCTTTCTCCTCCAAGCCGCCGTTACCAACTGGGCCTTGGCGGGTACTAAGATTCCCACATGGAGCTCGAACCCGCTCATCATTGCGAACACGTGCATGAATCATGATACCGAACACTACCAGGTTATGCCTCGCCAAGGCCGCTGTATGATGGGAGTTCACCTGGCAGGGAATGACATCAAGGCCATCCGACCTACTGGAAAGCAAAGACCAATGATTACAGCACATCCCCATGTCCGCCGTGTGTTGTATCTCTTGTGGGTTCTTCCAATCCTGAGCGGCGTTTGGGGAGGCGGTGTCTACGGTTACCTCTTACGTGGGAGTAAAAATGGGATCTTTGGGCGGTCATGGAGCCTTCTCCCAGAGTTTCCACCTCACATAGACGAGAACTGCCACACTAAGCAATGTACTGACGGGACATCAGTACTGAACCTGGGCTGGAGTACCTCCGGTGGTGCGGCTGGTACAACGGGTGgcgtcttcctcatcattgCGATCCAGTCTGTGgtcactctctctcttcactGTGCCGAACTGATCGTGAATCTTTCACGGGACGAAGGCATATACAGGAAGCTGATCGGACCCAGAGGCACCAACGGGCACTTCAACTCAGTCGTGGAAGCCTTCACCTCATGGCAAACAATTTTTTTGTTTACTCTCAAATCCGGTGTTCACTGGATGTTCGGTTTGGCTATTAATCTCCAATTTCAGCTGGGGGTCAACATGTACCCCTCACAAATATTTTACTTTGGTGGCCTAACTTTGGTGGCCGCCTTGTTTGGTTTGCTCCTGTCTTTGCAGCGCCCATCAGGTTACTTGCCGCCAACATACGGCCACATCCAAACTATCGCCGACATTATTGACGAATGGGCGGATTCTGGATGCATGTTTTGGGGTGAGAAGGGTCCACATTACACAGGAACAAGCACCAAGCGGCTCAAACAACCCGATCCAAACGTTGAGTACGGGGGAATGAAGAAGGGCGACGGCCAAGGGAGTCACAGTGACGATATCACGGAGATACCTCTTGAAACCTTCAGTCCAGCCAGTCTGGtagcctcaccaccaatggACCAGAGCTTTGGCTATGTCTCTCCGATTGTTCAGACACCTCCTTCGGCAAATGCTGCCTGGGGCCAGCCgtggcaacaacagcagggTCAATTCACGTATGCCCAGTGGACTAATCAAGATCCACGGCACCAATACCAGCacagccagcagcatcagaCGAGCTACGACAGTCTCAACAGCAGGTTCTCAGGACAGACTGGGTATTCGGGGTATAGCAACCAGAGCAAACAACCATTCCTGCACAATTATAGGAGCTATTAG
- the ATX1 gene encoding Cytosolic copper metallochaperone (COG:E; EggNog:ENOG503P6PM), protein MADVATAATPDVPTGQEHKYHFNIVMSCGGCSGAVDRVLKKLEGVKSYTVSLETQTATVIAEDSLPYEKVLKTIAKTGKKVTKGEADGEERSVEVPKDE, encoded by the exons atGGCCGACGTTGCTACCGCTGCCACTCCCGACGTCCCCACCGGACAGGAGCACAAGTACCACTTTAACATTGTCATGAGCTGTGGCGGCTGCTCCGGTGCTGTGGACAGGGTtttgaagaagctcgagg GCGTCAAGTCCTACACCGTCTCCCTCGAAACCCAAACAGCCACCGTCATCGCAGAGGACTCCCTCCCCTACGAAAAAGTCCTCAAGACCATCGCCAAGACGGGCAAAAAAGTCACAAAGGGCGAGGCCGACGGCGAGGAGAGGAGCGTCGAGGTTCCCAAGGATGAGTAG
- a CDS encoding hypothetical protein (COG:U; EggNog:ENOG503NY1Q), whose protein sequence is MSDYIGSRISLISKSDIRYVGTLASINSDDSTVSLKDVRTFGTEGRKGKIEEEVPPSDQVYEYIVFRGTDVKDLRIEEGPAAKENKPPAVPNDPAIVGARPRPGNVAPGPPGGPQGPPQGPGPIGHPGPHGAPNQPQPPPGAPGYGYFPPHMGGWGGRPVPGGPGGPSPGPVGPGGPGPFGMPYPQPGWFPPGQEFPPMGPGQWNPYPQFPPGPGGPGGPGAPGGPPGFPAAPGAPGQGRQSADQTPSNQGPGQKPAPIGPSGEKKAPTPGHNAQPSESKPIIPPQQSAGGPAPPPPVASKPTAEEVKATAANLAQPTAPASSQGIPTGPKSDRPVQILPAIPLPVGLTSRVAQPSPSATRSEQNNAGATPAALRDATQAAKEAVANAMAQMENNAYAQIASQGAAVDNLTKKVNEMRVNAARGGHAPRGGGGRGRGGARPAAKVEVPDSDYDFATANAKFNKQDLVREAIAGGSPIVEAPALEAVAPEAPVESTEAVEPAYNKQRSFFDNISSDLKDRENASQKPGGREWRGEEQRKNIETFGQGSVDGGYRGYRGGRGRGRGGRGRGFRGGRGGNNGGYRPQQQQTQAPQ, encoded by the exons ATGTCCGATTATATCGG ATCCAGAATATCCCTCATATCCAAGAGCGACATCCGTTATGTCGGCACACTTGCGAGCATCAACTCGGATGACTCGACTGTCTCGCTCAAAGATGTGAGGACGTTTGGCACTGAGGGCCGCAAGGGCAAGATCGAGGAAGAGGTCCCCCCTTCTGACCAGGTCTACGAGTACATTGTCTTCCGCGGAACGGATGTCAAGGATCTCAGGATCGAGGAGGGCCCCGCCGCCAAGGAGAACAAGCCGCCGGCTGTCCCCAACGATCCTGCCATTGTTGGT GCTCGCCCTCGGCCTGGCAACGTCGCTCCTGGCCCACCTGGTGGTCCTCAAGGCCCTCCACAAGGTCCCGGTCCCATCGGGCACCCAGGCCCGCACGGCGCTCCGAACCAGCCGCAGCCTCCTCCAGGCGCACCTGGTTATGGCTACTTCCCTCCTCAcatgggaggatggggtggacGTCCAGTTCCTGGTGGCCCCGGTGGTCCCAGTCCAGGCCCCGTAGGTCCAGGTGGTCCCGGTCCTTTTGGCATGCCCTACCCGCAGCCGGGGTGGTTCCCGCCGGGACAAGAGTTTCCGCCAATGGGTCCCGGGCAATGGAACCCGTATCCTCAGTTTCCTCCTGGTCCTGGTGGTCCTGGTGGCCCTGGTGCTCCAGGTGGTCCTCCCGGTTTCCCTGCCGCTCCCGGTGCACCTGGACAAGGTCGTCAGTCGGCTGACCAGACGCCCAGCAACCAGGGTCCAGGCCAAAAGCCCGCACCCATCGGTCCTTCTGGAGAAAAGAAGGCCCCGACTCCAGGACACAATGCTCAGCCTTCGGAGTCCAAGCCCATAATCCCACCTCAGCAATCTGCGGGTGGTCcggcacctcctccgcccgtCGCTTCCAAGCCCACTGCCGAGGAAGTCAAGGCCACGGCAGCTAATCTCGCCCAGCCTACTGCTCCGGCTTCCTCTCAGGGCATTCCCACAGGTCCCAAGAGCGATCGCCCTGTGCAGATTCTGCCCGCTATCCCCCTTCCAGTTGGCTTGACCTCTAGAGTTGCTCAGCCATCGCCCTCCGCCACCAGATCCGAACAGAACAATGCCGGCGCTACACCCGCTGCATTGCGCGATGCCACTCAGGCTGCCAAGGAAGCCGTTGCCAACGCGATGGCTCAGATGGAGAACAATGCATACGCTCAAATTGCCAGCCAGGGCGCTGCTGTTGACAACTTGACCAAGAAGGTCAACGAGATGAGGGTCAATGCGGCTCGTGGTGGTCATGCCCCTCGCGGTGGAGGCGGACGTGGACGtggaggtgctcgccctgctgcCAAGGTGGAGGTTCCTGATTCCGACTACGATTTTGCGACTGCGAATGCCAAGTTCAACAAGCAGGACCTTGTCCGTGAGGCTATCGCTGGTGGCTCGCCAATTGTGGAAGCTCCCGCCCTAGAGGCTGTTGCGCCTGAAGCTCCTGTTGAGAGTACCGAAGCGGTTGAACCCGCTTACAACAAGCAGCGGTCGTTCTTTGACAATATCTCTAGCGACCTGAAGGACAGGGAGAATGCTTCTCAGAAGCCAGGCGGCCGTGAGTGGCGTGGAGAGGAACAGAGAAAGAACATTGAAACCTTTGGCCAAGGCAGCGTCGACGGTGGTTACCGTGGTTATCGCGGCGGTCGGGGCCGTGGCCGTGGAGGTCGTGGACGTGGATTCCGCGGAGGACGGGGCGGTAATAATGGTGGATATcgcccccaacaacagcaaacacaGGCACCCCAGTAG